CACTTACTTTGCTGCGCATTAACGAAATCGTCCACCTTCGCCCACATCAAACCCGCAAAAAAGCTATCTGGCAAGCGAGGGCGAACCCCGAAATACAGATTCGGTTTATAAGGACCCCATAGCAGCGATTCGTTGTTAGCTTTGGCAGTCTCCTTGCTCAGGACGGAGACATCTTCGTTGGCGGTGCTCCCGACGGCGTATAGTAGCGGAGCTAAAAGAACAGGAAGCTTGAAGCCATACATCTTTTACGAATAAGGCATCAAGACAGACGGTAAAAATTAGGAATTGAGGATGGACATAGGACGTGAGTGTCAATGGAAAGCTCCTATGTCCGTGTTCGCTGTTGTCTACAGGTAATAGTTATCTGGCATCGGCGGAGCTTCCTCTCCACTCCGCACTTACGTGGTCCAAGCTCTGTGTTTTACATACCACTCTGTGTGAAGATTCATTTACAGTACAGGGGATATAGTATATAGACACGCTAACTATTTGACTGCTAACATTTACATATAGTTCCTGGGGTCCaaggatccaatctttgcaCTCTTTGCCTTGCCATCAAATACGAATTCACTCATGACCTTTCCAGTCCCCGGAGCGTTCTGAATACCCCAGCAGGTGTGACCGGCAGCAACATACAGTCCCTTGGTATCCGTAAGACCGACGAGAGGACCTCCCCGAAGCGCCGCCACGTTAGGAAGGTAACAAGCTTGCCGTGCGCGAATCTCTCCATCGCGCAGCTCATCGGAAATGCTGCCCACCTGTTTGACAATATCTTCGATTCGCTCCGGGTCCACCTCCACATCTGCCGTCGTCTTGGGGAGCGGGACGGTACGATCACCCTCGCCGCAGCAGTAGACTGTTTCGTCAGGACGAGCGTAGATCTCCGGCGCGGCTACGATAGGGCGCCCCCGCTTCGACTCATCAGGGATTTCGACTTCTGTGAAGAGGCAGTATTCAGAGACGGGCCTCGTCGGACGGATAACAACACTGTGTGCACGGGTTGCGGAAATAGGGGCCTTGGGCAGGACCGATCTAGTCCACGGACCTGCAGAAACAATCACATCTGTCGCGGGAATAGTCTTGGATTCCCCAGTCTCCTTCTCCGTGTATGTGACTGACTTGGCAGCACCCCCCGAGTGGCCAATGTCCGTGACCCCTCCATACAAAATTTTCGCACCTTTCTCCTCCGCAAGCTTCGCGATCGACGTCGTGAACAAGTACGGATGCACCTGAGCAGTCTCCCCAGGACCGCTCATGCTCTCATAAGCTCTAAGCAGATCCGGCACAAACCAATCCAAATCCTGAGGGACCCCAGCAGACTTCAATTTTGACAATGCGCCTGCAGTCCGCTTCTGTAGATCCACATCCTTAACCCCGCTTGCCTTCTCGCCGAACGAACGGCCCTTCATGATAAGCTGACCACAGTTGACCTCTCTGTAGCCCCAGCGATCTTTCCCATTATGTTCCTTAGCCAGCTCGGTATGCAGCTTGTAACTCAAACCAACGATGTTGCTCGGGTATGCCCATTCTGCCAGAAGACCTCCTGCTTTTCCTGATGCCCCTCCTGCAATTTCTGTAGCTTCAAGGACGGTGATGGAGTGGTGAGAGGGATCGTAGGAGGGGTGTCTTGTGAGGTAGTATGCAGAGCAGCATCCGATGATACCGCCACCTAAGAAAATGTTGTTAGCTCATCGAACTTTGACTGCGTGTTGCGATGGTTGTCCGTTTCCATGCGGGGCAGGGTCGAAGGAGAATCGAGTCAATGCGTACCGATGATGACAATTTCGCGACGGTCGTTCGAAGTCGCCATTTTGCTGTAAGGCGCGATTCTGTGTGTTAGAGCTCTGAACGAAGCCACTTTGGTGGAGACTATCGCAACGAAAAGAGTGTCAAGCTTGGAGAAGGAATGCGACTGACGCATACGTCACCGGCGTAGAAATACTCACAGCCATATCCGGTCATGTGCTTGGCCCATAAACGTCAGGATTAATAAGAAATCATATTTACTTGGATCAATTCCTTAACTATATGAATAGAAATATGGTTCGCTAAACTTGTTTGAGACAGGATAGACTAAAGAATTGCACGACCGTCCCTatggaaaagagaaaacatGGAAAGACTGGGAAAGCCGACATAACCTTGCTCCGATAATGCATGTAATTGTTGTAATGACACATGATTTGAACAAATGCGTGAGAGATTAGATGTGAAATAACACAACGCGGACGCCGAATAACGTCAAGGGCTGAGCGGCCGATTGAAACCCCCTGAACGGTTCATGTACTGTCTGTACTctgtcttcttctctttccgcACGCCATAAATGTCGTTTCCGGGaaccttggtgttcttcgtACTCCTGAATCGGCTGAAGCCCATGTATTTGCGCATAACATCATCGAGATCGTCCCCGTCGGCCACCTCATCGACGTCCATGTCCATCTCGTCCTTCGACGGCTTGTGGGAAGCTGGTGTCCTATCCCGTTGTGACCGAGGATCTCTTCGATCGTGCCAACGGTCCGTCCTGGGTCCTCGAGGCGGCGTCCTAGATCGGTCTCTGGTGTTCTTCCGGGGCGAGCGGGAGCGATCACGTAGTCTCTCTCCTTTTGATTGGTATCCTATTATCAGTTAGTAAAAGAGGGGGAAAAGGTTAAAGGAAAACGGAGAAGCAAGATACTGACCTCGTCTCTCGTATCTGTCTCTGCTAACGCTCCTCTCCCTGTCTCGTGCTCCCCGACCGTCTCTATCCCGATCCCTCCTGTCGCGATCGCGATCACGTCGGTCCCTTGATCTGCTCCTCTCTCGTCGTCTTTCTCTTCGATCTCTTGAACGGGAGCGGTATCGCCGGTCGTCGCGCGGGCCATCGCGTCGCCCATCATCTCTCCTTGGGCTTCTGTCTAATTCCGAGTTCCCTTCAGGTATCCGGTCATCATTCAAATCCCACATCGTAGAGCTGTCGACACGACGGGCACGTTTTGCAAGTGGTTCAACCATTTTGGTGGTTGAGGCTGTCTGGTTGTTTTTCGGTTCAATTCGATGGCGTTAAATTTCTCTCCGCAAGTAGGTACCAAAGACAGAAACAAATGATAGCTAAGATTTTAGAAAAGATTAACGCGTCATCAATCTCCCTCCGGGGTATCATAAAAGAACAATGTCGCTGGTGTTGGATCTGTTGagagctgctgctgcgcgGGAAATTGATAGCGTGGTGTACGGTCGCCGAGTTCTGCCACTTGTGCTGGATCCGCCTTCTCTACTCTTTCAGTGAGAACGATAAGGGAGTAACCCATTTATTTTAGAAgctacacacacacacacacacacacatctTATCTTTCACTTTCAATGTCATCTGTTATTGTTTTATTTCTATTTTTTCATCTtattgttctttttcttttcctttcggACGCCTCCCGTCGCCTAAGAAATGCCAGGTCAAAGTAGCCGTATATAGTTTCTATTTACCTAGAGGAAACAAAGGGATTTTTCGAGTATCATTGCTATAATAATTCTTGTATTGTTCTCAATAGGGAGAGGATACCGGATAGCCATGGACTCTCCGTCTGTTCTAGTTGCATTCAATACTCCATACTCATGATCTAGGCGCAATGAGCTGCTTTTCGCCATGGTCTTCGCCGAGACCAGAATAATAGCATTGATTGGACTAAGGAGGAGTGCAATACAGCCATTCTTCAATGTTTCTGTCGTTCCCATCTACTAGTACCATAGATAGTCGGTCAAATTTTAAGTGACACCAAACTCACACTGCAATATTATTTAGACAGTTTTATACGGAGTGAATTGAATCTAAATGTTAAAATATCTCAATAGGAGACATGAAATGCCATATACACATGTCTGCTCTTACTGCTGCGTGTCGCGATTATACCTCCTGAACTACTTGACTACTGGAGCTCTAGACAAGTGGTAATTACGAATAAAATAAAACCCAGAGGCACCTGTCATATCCCAGTAATTAATCCGATATAGAAACATGCCGAAACCCAAAATGGAAACCAGCCAAAACTACGGCCCGTCCCGCCGAGCCTCAACTTTAATCCTAGAGAGGCAAAGATCCGCACCTTGTCAGAAATCTTTGCGTTGCCCCTCCGTCACAACCAAACCCCGCAGTTCGTTACTGCAGCGAGAGGCGCGAACCATAACCCATCCCTTATTACTATTTTTTGTGCAGTTATCTCATTACATTGTATTGTTTTGATGAGCCATGGCTCCAATAAATCTTTCCCACCGGCAAACGCACAATTTGCTGCTCATTTCGAAGCTTTTGAGTCTGAGGGACACTGCTTCGCCGTTTACTCTGCTCTTGGATTCCTTGGAGCAACCGGCTACTCAATTAATAAAGGAGTATATAAGACGTGCGAAGGTGAGCTAATTGCCCTATGTGTGCATGAAGAGGCTAGGAGTTGGCGGTTACTGACACGCCAGAACAGCTATCCAAGGTCCATATCACCCTAATCGCATTCGAAACACTAAAGCGCCCCGACGGCGTCGACGCACTTATCTCAGCTCGCCGAAAGAGCTCGCAGCAGATCGTAAAGGAAGTCAGCGCTACATACCagacaacatcatcaaccaatCTCTCGCACCGTAAGTCCCGCCTGCTCGCCATTTACAAATCGTCATTGCTAACACCTCAACAGGACGACTAATCCTCATCGACTCACTCAATCCCCTTATCAACTCCAAAACCGTCGACTCCCACTTCAATCTACCAGCCTTCCTGAGCTCCTTCCTCGTTCCCACAAGCTCCTCCGTACCAAAGGTCGAGACATCGCTCGTTGCAACGTATCACCAAGATGTTCCTATTTCCTCGAATCAACAGCCGTATGCACCGTCGCCGctttcgttattatcttaCCTCGCAACCACCGTCATAAGACTTCATTCGTTCTCGCATATCCTCGCGCAAAAGGCGGCCCGGGATCGCAGTCTGGCGGCTCCGGTTTTCGGGCTTGAAGAGGAACAGGATGGTGTGCTGCTTTACAGATTGGATAAGCTCGTTGGGAACGAGAATGCAGAGGGAATTGTTCTGGAGATGGAACACCGACGAAAGAGTGGACGTGGTGTGTTGGAGTGGTATATTCTTCCACCTGCGTCGCGGTACCCTCCAAATCAGACGAAGGAAATTGTGACGTTACTTGACGACCATCCGCTCTACCGTCCACCTGAGGAGCCGGATACTGATGCCGGAGATGAAGAGCCGGAGTCGACGTTTAACCTACGGCTTACTGACAGGCAGAGGCGCGAAAGAGAAGGCGTTGTATTACCATACTTTGATGCGCAGAGTGGTGAAGGGCCTGGTGAGGGAGGGCGGATTCTATATGACAtgggagaggaagatgattttgatgaggaagaggacgagaTTTAAGCTCATCCGGAAACTCAGGTTTACAATCAATGGAACCGAACATCTATCGAAACTCATTTTATGCTAATTTGACTGATTCATGAAGGTGGTCGTGTCCTGCGTCCACCAAGCAAATTAAGTATGTGTACAGTATACATGCGGGTATACGAAGCGAAACACGATTGTGAACAAACTAGAAGAAGCGCCACAAAAGCAAGATGAATATGATCAATCCGATACCAGCAAACGGCCCGTACTATGCATTGTCAGCACTTGACATTCGCCATTTATTAAGCACCACAGCTCACCTGCTTTATCAACAACTCCCAGTTGATGCGCACCGCAGCCTTCTTGTACTTCCTGCTATCCTCCCGCAAGCGCCCAGACAATTCACCCATCCGTTCCAAGCTGTCCCCACGGTACAACAGGTCTTCAATGTTCTTGGTCATGACTTTCGTGACATCCTTCAGCTCGTCGTTTAATCGGTCCAGGTTTTGCGACGCACGACTGTCCTGGTACAGCTTCTTGGTACGCTGGATGAAGGTATCGAATTCGACAAAGGCATAGGGTCGCAATGTCGGGGAATGGTACTGGGCCGGGGAGTAGGTCGTGGTGAATTCCGAGGCGACGTCAGCGAGATAGGTGAAGGCGAGCTTGCGAGGGTACGACTGGTCGCATATGCAAAGGAAACAGATGTCGTCTTTGACGAGGTAGCTAAATAAAATCACCATTAGACAGCTTCCCGGAGACCTCCTGCGACGACCACATACTGTAGATTGTATTGACCGGATTCAATACTGGCTTGCGGAGCGGAATTGCGATTCAGTCGGCGAAAGATCATTTTAGCTTGTGACTTCACTTGAGCCAACTCTGTTTCTGCCTTGATCGGTGTCAGCTTTGTTTTCTCTGACTCAGAGACCAAGCAGGTAGTGAATGGCTGCAACTAACCTGCTCATCGTCCACGGACGCAGCCAGCATTAGGCCTTTCTCCTAACCATCAGCAACTTCCCGACAAACACTACGTCAACAGCCACCACGCAATAAGTACTTACCATCAATCCTCGCGATTTGTGTTGACCGGACCATTTTGACTGAACTTTATTATGTCTCTTTGAAGACTTTGCTCACCACAGATAAACTGTGCAGTCGGTTGATCGAGCGTCTCGCTGTCAGGAACGGTCTTCTTGTTATTCAGACCACTCTAGTACTAAGCCGGGGACAATGGGCCACAAGCGCAAGGCGGTCGGCGGCGGCATTAcgcggcagcagcaaacCAGGCGAGTCCGCTCACTGACGAACCCCAAGCCTTATCGCGTTGCTTGAGATTAAGCTGACAAAAGCTATGGTTCAGGGATTGCAGAGGTAATTCCGCTAATGCTGCGCAGTCCACTGGAGCTCGCAGCGAACCCGGCTTAACGATGTCAGCCAACACCAGAGCCAAGCGCAACCCGAGACGGGGCGCTACGAAGTCGAAATGGGATGAGGAGAGGGTGATGACTAGTCCGAAGTCACCACTTATTAATGCGGATCTTGTGGTATGTTCTATTGCCCGCGATGCTCGGAGGACCCGATGGCTGACCGTGTTTCGCATCGCCACAGAAAATGCTTGCAAATCGCAAAGCATGGGACGTACTCGAAGAACACGAGAAAGAGGAGATTCTAGATCTACTCCCCGAGCATATACGACCACATCCAAAGCCTTGCGAGGACGGGACAATGAAAATACCACCTATAGCGGAGAGCTTTCTACGCTACGATAATCCCTGGCGGGACGCAGTCCGCCAATTCCAAGTCGACCTCGAGAACGGCCGCTACGATCCCGAGTGGATACGCCAGGCCGATATAGCCGTACAGGAGAGAGCAAACGGGGATTTTGATGACTTCAAGGAGCGCGAGTTCGAGGAGTTCTGGGGACAGAAGCAGAGGATGGACAAGAGTCTTGCTGCGGGAGAGAGTTCCCAGATTAAACTGACGACCCTTGTTGAGCATGGTGTTGTCCGTACGGGCGATGTTTGGAAGTTGTCGCGAGGTTTTAATGTTCCCGGTGGCAGAGTACTCATTGAAAAGGAAGCAAAGGTATGTCCATCATCAATCGGTTATTATTTCATCTGGTCTTTGTTGTAATGGCGGTACAGATTTTAAAAATTGATGGCTCGCATATGACTTGCGTTGTCCCTGCTGGCCAACGTGTATTCCTTCCCCAAGTTCCGGACGCAGATTACAAGGCCTTGCTGAAGGCTTACAAGTCAACGACTGAGGATGAGATGGACGTTGATTTTACAGCAGATGGCGCTACGAAtgatggagaaggagaagaagaaaaaccgACAGCCCGGGGTTTGAGAAAAAGGAAGTCCGAAGTCAAAGACGGACCCCGCAAGAAACGCCAGCAAGACGCATCAGAAGATGCACTGTCCGGCTCCGAAGTCGTGACCTCGGTTTGCACTAAGCAGGAACAGGGAAATAACTCCGAAGATGAGGCCTCTAAGTCAGAAAATGATGTCAACCCTGAGACGGGCTCCAATGTTATgcagtcatcatcatccggtCTTACTCTGAAAGGGGTCGAAGTGGTTGTACTTCCTGAGGTCAACGGACCAACTTACCTTGGTAACAAGATGATTGAAGTCGACGGCCGAATCAAACACATTCCAAACGGAAATGCATGGAAAGAGTTCCGCTGCTATCGGGATAACCAAGATATGGGCAGTCTGTGGGAGGTTCGACAAGCCTGGTATGTGAGGAGGAAATAACCGGATGCCATGAAACCGTCTCAATATTCTAGAGGGGCCTTGGGTTTGTTTTGTTATGGGTCATTTTCAAATACATGTTCATTATGCTCTTACTCTGTACGATACCATGTTCTACAAACGAGGAATGGGATACCTCGTGATATATTGCTTGCCATTTAATTTCCTATACCAATTGATTCGAGAACATCGAAAGATATCATTGCTCTATGCCTCCCATAGATGTATCACCATCCTTCGGCGGCCGACAAGCAGCACTATCAGCCGCGAAATCAACAGCAAAACTCGACTGTATAAAATCCTCCAGTTCCTCACTAACAGTCTTCAGTTTCTCCTTTACACTAGCAACACCTTCCTGTCCCACAATATGCCGTGACGGCGGGTTCTCATGTCCTCCAATTGCGGTGATTGCATAAACAGTCTCAGCAGTCAAAACCTCCAAATGGGCACTACTGAGTGGGGGATACGTCGAGATAACCTCGGGGACAGAGAAGGGTCCATCCTCGCCTGGGTTCTGGTTGCGATTTTGTTGGCCCTGAGCTTCGCTATTTGGCAGACGGGGTATGAGACGGTTTAGGAGGACGCGAAAGAGAGGCGCGTGGTTGACGGATGGGGAATATGCGGGGACGATTGGGGGGACACTTGTTACGAGGTTCGTGAGGATACCGATTTCGATGCTGCATTCGAAGATGGTGAGTTTGACGTTGAAGGGGGCTATCTCGTAGGCGAGGCTCTGGACAATGCAAACATGGTCAGCAAATGTACAGTTAGAGATATATGAAGGGGGGGCGAGTGTCTACATCACAGAATCCTTCGAGGGCCCAGCCGGCTGCACAGTACATCCCGAGTCCAGGTGTGCCGATATGAGATGTAAT
This sequence is a window from Aspergillus chevalieri M1 DNA, chromosome 5, nearly complete sequence. Protein-coding genes within it:
- a CDS encoding NAD(P)/FAD-dependent oxidoreductase (COG:E;~EggNog:ENOG410PHSE;~InterPro:IPR006076,IPR036188;~PFAM:PF01266,PF13450;~go_function: GO:0016491 - oxidoreductase activity [Evidence IEA];~go_process: GO:0055114 - oxidation-reduction process [Evidence IEA]) → MATSNDRREIVIIGGGIIGCCSAYYLTRHPSYDPSHHSITVLEATEIAGGASGKAGGLLAEWAYPSNIVGLSYKLHTELAKEHNGKDRWGYREVNCGQLIMKGRSFGEKASGVKDVDLQKRTAGALSKLKSAGVPQDLDWFVPDLLRAYESMSGPGETAQVHPYLFTTSIAKLAEEKGAKILYGGVTDIGHSGGAAKSVTYTEKETGESKTIPATDVIVSAGPWTRSVLPKAPISATRAHSVVIRPTRPVSEYCLFTEVEIPDESKRGRPIVAAPEIYARPDETVYCCGEGDRTVPLPKTTADVEVDPERIEDIVKQVGSISDELRDGEIRARQACYLPNVAALRGGPLVGLTDTKGLYVAAGHTCWGIQNAPGTGKVMSEFVFDGKAKSAKIGSLDPRNYM
- a CDS encoding SNUT3/LISCH7 family protein (COG:A;~EggNog:ENOG410PRZW;~InterPro:IPR013957;~PFAM:PF08648;~go_process: GO:0008380 - RNA splicing [Evidence IEA]), whose product is MVEPLAKRARRVDSSTMWDLNDDRIPEGNSELDRSPRRDDGRRDGPRDDRRYRSRSRDRRERRRERSRSRDRRDRDRDRRDRDRDGRGARDRERSVSRDRYERRGYQSKGERLRDRSRSPRKNTRDRSRTPPRGPRTDRWHDRRDPRSQRDRTPASHKPSKDEMDMDVDEVADGDDLDDVMRKYMGFSRFRSTKNTKVPGNDIYGVRKEKKTEYRQYMNRSGGFNRPLSP
- a CDS encoding Elongator subunit IKI1 (COG:S;~EggNog:ENOG410PKXJ;~InterPro:IPR019519;~PFAM:PF10483;~go_component: GO:0033588 - Elongator holoenzyme complex [Evidence IEA];~go_process: GO:0002098 - tRNA wobble uridine modification [Evidence IEA]), which codes for MAPINLSHRQTHNLLLISKLLSLRDTASPFTLLLDSLEQPATQLIKEYIRRAKLSKVHITLIAFETLKRPDGVDALISARRKSSQQIVKEVSATYQTTSSTNLSHRRLILIDSLNPLINSKTVDSHFNLPAFLSSFLVPTSSSVPKVETSLVATYHQDVPISSNQQPYAPSPLSLLSYLATTVIRLHSFSHILAQKAARDRSLAAPVFGLEEEQDGVLLYRLDKLVGNENAEGIVLEMEHRRKSGRGVLEWYILPPASRYPPNQTKEIVTLLDDHPLYRPPEEPDTDAGDEEPESTFNLRLTDRQRREREGVVLPYFDAQSGEGPGEGGRILYDMGEEDDFDEEEDEI
- the SEC22 gene encoding SNAP receptor SEC22 (BUSCO:EOG09264IG5;~COG:U;~EggNog:ENOG410Q2U4;~InterPro:IPR010908,IPR042855,IPR001388,IPR011012;~PFAM:PF00957,PF13774;~TransMembrane:1 (i196-214o);~go_component: GO:0016021 - integral component of membrane [Evidence IEA];~go_process: GO:0016192 - vesicle-mediated transport [Evidence IEA]) produces the protein MVRSTQIARIDGLMLAASVDDEQAETELAQVKSQAKMIFRRLNRNSAPQASIESGQYNLHYLVKDDICFLCICDQSYPRKLAFTYLADVASEFTTTYSPAQYHSPTLRPYAFVEFDTFIQRTKKLYQDSRASQNLDRLNDELKDVTKVMTKNIEDLLYRGDSLERMGELSGRLREDSRKYKKAAVRINWELLIKQYGPFAGIGLIIFILLLWRFF
- a CDS encoding uncharacterized protein (COG:S;~EggNog:ENOG410PT7U;~InterPro:IPR028020;~PFAM:PF13919); the protein is MSANTRAKRNPRRGATKSKWDEERVMTSPKSPLINADLVKMLANRKAWDVLEEHEKEEILDLLPEHIRPHPKPCEDGTMKIPPIAESFLRYDNPWRDAVRQFQVDLENGRYDPEWIRQADIAVQERANGDFDDFKEREFEEFWGQKQRMDKSLAAGESSQIKLTTLVEHGVVRTGDVWKLSRGFNVPGGRVLIEKEAKILKIDGSHMTCVVPAGQRVFLPQVPDADYKALLKAYKSTTEDEMDVDFTADGATNDGEGEEEKPTARGLRKRKSEVKDGPRKKRQQDASEDALSGSEVVTSVCTKQEQGNNSEDEASKSENDVNPETGSNVMQSSSSGLTLKGVEVVVLPEVNGPTYLGNKMIEVDGRIKHIPNGNAWKEFRCYRDNQDMGSLWEVRQAWYVRRK
- a CDS encoding short chain dehydrogenase/reductase family protein (COG:Q;~EggNog:ENOG410PII2;~InterPro:IPR036291,IPR002347;~PFAM:PF00106,PF13561;~go_process: GO:0055114 - oxidation-reduction process [Evidence IEA]), yielding MTDNHPSPDYSRPQFPAHNEPRVWVITAGDSPTGISVTRKILAHGDYALVGLAHTNLDRDECRRDGFEAFMVEVESHSDEGWGERLKPVPLDIRMMGECQAVVADAIATFGKIDILLCCTSQALIGTVEELAASQQTSNLVRDQFEVNYFGPLNIVKASLPHMRRQRSGHIMILSSITSHIGTPGLGMYCAAGWALEGFCDSLAYEIAPFNVKLTIFECSIEIGILTNLVTSVPPIVPAYSPSVNHAPLFRVLLNRLIPRLPNSEAQGQQNRNQNPGEDGPFSVPEVISTYPPLSSAHLEVLTAETVYAITAIGGHENPPSRHIVGQEGVASVKEKLKTVSEELEDFIQSSFAVDFAADSAACRPPKDGDTSMGGIEQ